The genomic stretch agaacgtcaagattgaagtaaaagggattccgcgaacagtgcacttaaacaagctaaaactagcgcataaccgaaataagcaatgaataaagtgatttcagtgggcaacgtagtgcagtagtgtatgttgtagtgctgttcgtcgaataatacagatatcgaacacctaaaagagaaaaggaaaaattattatatgtactctaattattgtttgaatataaaacgtgttgattcaataaataattaaaagagtgaaagtgaaagttaccttgcgaacaagtgatcaacaaacaagaaagtgtacgtgtaagtataggttatggatcgttgttcgcggaacataatgtatgacagctacctaaaataagtgaataaattagtctcaattgtctcggtgcaaaatacagggttactaaatgttataactatattatggataaatcaaaaggaggtatAACACTGTTCGttgaataatacagatagcgaaaacctaaaaagaaaaagggaaaattattatgtgtacgccaattattgtttgaatatacaacatgtcgattcaataaataattaaaagaggggaagtgaaagttaccttgtaaacaagtaatcatcatacaagaaggtctacatgcaaaataggttatggttccctgcttgcggaacaccatgtaccagctgaaaataaacgaacgaattaacttcaattgccttaatgcaaagagcagcatcgctaaatgttataacggtgctgtggaggcgtggcactgttcgtcgaatgacacagacagcggaaacttggaaaaagaaaagaagtttattacgaatgttccaattactgtttgaatgtaaaacgtgttagttcaacgaataacgaaaacattgaaagtgcaacttacctcgtgaacaatcaatcaccatacaaggaagtgtacatgcatggatttcgcagattaacaagaagaaataaaatagctgataaatatagaaagtggttagaaaataattaagatagattaattgagagttagtaataaatataaccggagtaaaaggatattttattatgtattaatctacgtagtattgttatattattatatctaacatgtagaagtggattttgtacgcatatatgtatataattacaatccaagtagtattcataatatttattttcactgataacaagtacgtaaaacctaaaataaaacaaaggttttaacaataaaaaaaaaaaaacaaaaaaaagaagaaaaaggggaagaagaaaaaaaagaagaaaaaaggaaagaaaaaaaatataatatatataaatataaaattttctttttctataaaaggttattcctatttctgataaactcgagaaatgaaaacattataccatgatacactgacgcaaagatacaccacacagaagaaactaatagagaacgctttaagcttggcaaacttaccgcccgacgaatttgcatacaccataaccaaaacccaggacacatggctttgatcgcaggagaagcggtccatatagtcaaatgaattccggtacaagtaaaggtacgacatacaacaaaatgctactcggaactacccgtttggcaaaggaatcgcaccacaggaactccgcccggacgtgcgccaaacgtggcgatattcagcaccatcgtcgttggccacgagcggaatatatacccaaaagacctcgatgcactacgggaccacgtcatgttcccggcagaaaatctgcagtcttgaacgcattggccagaggagcaacaggaaaaacaatcgtccctggaacagtaaacatcctgggaatgatggacaaaacacattaacgacaatagcgaaaaataccgtatcaagcttatggactggttttatggaatttggaactgtcagtgcagcaatatttggaatactcgcaatatttaaactaatcaaaacgataatagatatagccgcacacggataccagttacgtgaaacttacgaatgtgaaTCGCcatattaggagcaatatgcggctcagtcacccacccgctactatacctcaaaagaagacgaaatatcgatgatcaaacagcacagcctcaagggatatcgataacaccggtagtcactcaactaccaacgacatctacgtccgccttgagcgaactcagagataccatcagtcaaatttcctttggaaatttgaactccaagggcggggatgtcacgtcccgcgctccgcacgcgccgtaacaagaacaagaaaaccattctatacaaaacacgcgaataaagatttgaatgcacaaacgaacacacggcgctacgaaactaaaggaaggattaacaaagcgagggcgactaataaatccaaccagtataaaataaaataaataaaaccagctaacggattgaacgagttacgaaccaaacaaataaaccaggaaataagaataactacaaaaagggaaataattgaagcgccagaaatacatgtatatataaatatattttaatcaatcaacttggagagttacatataagtataaacatatatgctagatatgtaataaactagtaaatattagtgttagtgcttataatactatgcaacaaatacaatattatcaatttatgaaatataagtatatacgaagttaaaaactaatagtctaacgaatacataaaacatacaatattgcattattaaagaaataaaagttacattgtcagaaacatatatatatgtgtgcgcattctattaaacagaaacatacttaaaactagcctacgttccggtaaagagttataaaataagaactacgctacgaaacatgcatgtctctatataaacatataaaaatctatattctaaactactactaatctatgtgcattctacaatctgaaatacatacttaaaactagcctacatgccggtaaagcattataaaataagaactacattatgaaacatgcatgtctctatataaacatataaataatctattttctaaactaaaaccactattaataatctacaaaagaaatagaacacacaacgcaacacttgggaccaagcgacaacctgtcgacaggccaaacgctcaaaataattaacaccgcaacgacttgaggaattgcttacagaaattctgtcatcaagcacaaatatgtaaacacacataaaacgcacaataatctagaaacaaaaccttcaatactatgttgtcacaatacaaaatatatatgtatatatgaaatcaaatgattgacacataacctcaaatacacaacactatatcacaaaagaatctaaatgaaaatcactttgccagaaatatatacatatatacgtgtgcgtgtgcgtgttctatcttattaaaagaaattaatataaaataaataattaacatttcatttcgtacgaacactacatgaacgagagaaatatacatataaatacgtgtatatatatatatatatatgtatgtgtgagtgcatatgttttatattatcgaatactctataaaataaactactcaaaacaataaataacgcaatcgaagaattacaaaacattagccatattgaagtgacacacaacataaacatatatatatatatatatacatattatactattgtcactttaaaacaatattaataaataaatgttctaattgcggtagaataaggaaaaacgagcgacagacgaaaaattacttcgatatcaaacaaaactaaagacccgtcactaaaaactttactgatgacatttatgagcagccatgttgaatttacacgcgtcatggcgacaggaatattagggattaatgaaagtcaggcgcgagaaacaaatcatgaaaacacattgttaacacttttctttaataaattctatgcgcaactacaaatgtaaaaaaaaaatatatatatataattaattaaaaggggggaaatataaaattgaaaaaaataacaaacgtaaaatagataacctaacactatcacattcaaaatatatatatatatatatatattgaacacaaaacaaaatacatcaaaaaattaataataataaggaacatcaaacagcgaaccaacgaaattgaagcagctacactaaatcaaaatcgaagcaaggagctccgggataaagttcgctgaactcacgcctacaccaatagcgcacaacaggggaaattccctttctcccagaagcatggtgacgaagatgtgcctccaaaacctcttcgggaatttcattcgcaaaacgaactttcacgcaacgatcggtatcaacgatttcaaccagagggggttccctctccaatacgacggtctctgcatcgaagaaattctcgtcgaaagtaaccaaatcgtcaaagcccaatttcgacacggcctcggcaccaatgttgaatagttcctccaaccactctgatactcgtggtttatcacagggccgcatgcgtttgattggtcctcccgagtcgcccaagggttcttcggaatccctctttcgcttgggctgagaacaacacggtatattttaaataaaacgaaacaggacgaatcaagcggactaagaacaagactaaatacgtaccagggaagtctggaaaggaacctctgatggaaacgactccgcaaacattgttcgaacgtcgatcaccgaagcctagggaaatagcaaaaaaggaaaaaacaatcaaaatcacaaaaacaaccttaatatgcaaacatccaaacttacgcaaaacaactcgaaggaggaggtccttgttatgggagagcagcggagttgcgtgtgtttacccagtaaacattgaaatgataatgatgctgcagccaccagcccttccacgcgccgaagaacaccggtaattcccacggtacagcacgtggaagtttctcgtggaaaggactagatcagcgtggaatgcttcaaatctcctagacgctagctcagcggaacacaggactgataaaaactaagtcgaaatatggaatttgcattttgtcacgtacgattccaagaagcccaaactgcaacatcccgattcccacggaagcgtacccccagtggaccaccaccccgtgggggatggcattataaataagcgtagcaacatagcgcagcgctcattattattctggtgaacattcttattacggttcattattctttgttcattattatagtgtccattcttcttataatttgcgttcgttcattttttatagtgttcattccttacggctcattattcttcgctcattagttcgttcataattcttgtgatcgtttgttattacggcccattattaatttattactacgttcgttattgcgctcgtcactgcgtttagaaattttgtatagtattttgcgtttcggggtcttaattttttcggtcaagaaaagagagtcgcgactaagtaaaaagaaaattttatctttgaagtcctcatttcatcgtttaaacacaaacgcgcattgtaattgcggtattaatccagctaagtgaattgctcagtctgtattaaaatagataaataaagtaagagttgatagtaaactatattcgagttcaaataataaacccaacaaaacttcgacg from Bombus vancouverensis nearcticus chromosome 9, iyBomVanc1_principal, whole genome shotgun sequence encodes the following:
- the LOC143303189 gene encoding uncharacterized protein LOC143303189, which encodes MFAESFPSEVPFQTSLPKRKRDSEEPLGDSGGPIKRMRPCDKPRVSEWLEELFNIGAEAVSKLGFDDLVTFDENFFDAETVVLEREPPLVEIVDTDRCVKVRFANEIPEEVLEAHLRHHASGRKGISPVVRYWCRREFSELYPGAPCFDFDLV